A genomic segment from Orientia tsutsugamushi str. Boryong encodes:
- a CDS encoding ATP-binding protein has protein sequence MPIEDEGQNKINKLTEKLSTEGINSTTIKQVDAELQKLYCQLEKSGQVSIKLIDWIQYFRRIVNNYDKKKINIIASLNGIIFLFRQYIASTNIRIETFNIESLINNTVIRMRKNFENENINLNVQNDIKTVLIGDSFRIKAVISQLIGSAIINSSKHSKITININQYSEILQFTVQNIVLSPSKEKLERINSELENLNLVTYQELGEGLAFIKHLIHQLKGRLRAKEENNYITFAFEVPITSFNSSFGECYEKKISNQWIVQIPSMLITLVNGERENIDEYIEIITKLRKAKYQVEVAESLKEYCVNLIQNIKYRFNIATSEIVRLASEIMLSDSKNKDKLKTILNRSANLQEYCNDVVYTLRSEIENENLCLKKFSIQKLVKDAVRRLEDIAKEKDIKINYNFQYKMKDIVIGNNDHLQAILSQLIGSVIRFNHSYKVIITVHLFTVKNYIKSDNILQFRIHDKGSGISKEKLGNIKAKLADFDLVRDCPLMLESGLWFVNYLINQLNGEMEIESEKDKFTTITCNIPVQLF, from the coding sequence ATGCCTATTGAAGACGAAGGTCAAAATAAAATCAATAAATTAACCGAAAAATTATCTACAGAAGGAATTAATAGCACAACAATAAAACAGGTAGATGCAGAATTGCAAAAACTATACTGTCAGCTGGAAAAATCTGGGCAAGTAAGCATAAAACTCATAGATTGGATACAATATTTTAGGCGAATCGTAAATAACTATGATAAAAAAAAGATAAATATAATAGCTTCTCTGAATGGAATAATTTTTTTATTTAGACAATACATAGCATCAACAAATATAAGGATTGAAACATTTAACATAGAATCACTAATAAATAATACTGTTATCAGAATGAGGAAAAATTTTGAAAATGAGAATATAAATCTAAATGTTCAAAATGATATAAAGACAGTTCTGATTGGAGATAGTTTTCGAATAAAAGCAGTAATAAGCCAGTTAATTGGTAGTGCTATTATAAATAGTAGTAAGCATAGCAAGATTACTATTAACATCAATCAGTATTCAGAAATATTACAATTTACAGTACAAAATATAGTACTAAGCCCTTCTAAAGAAAAATTAGAAAGAATAAATTCCGAACTAGAGAATTTGAATTTGGTAACATATCAAGAACTAGGAGAAGGATTAGCATTTATTAAACATCTTATACATCAGCTAAAAGGAAGGCTAAGAGCAAAAGAGGAAAATAATTACATAACTTTTGCATTTGAAGTTCCAATAACTAGTTTTAACTCTTCTTTTGGCGAATGTTATGAAAAAAAAATAAGTAACCAATGGATAGTACAAATCCCTTCAATGCTAATTACGTTGGTAAATGGAGAAAGGGAGAATATCGATGAATATATAGAGATAATAACAAAGTTAAGAAAAGCTAAGTATCAGGTCGAGGTAGCTGAATCATTGAAAGAATATTGTGTGAATCTGATACAGAATATCAAATATAGATTTAATATTGCAACTAGTGAAATTGTAAGGCTAGCAAGCGAGATCATGTTAAGTGATTCAAAAAATAAAGATAAGCTGAAAACAATATTAAATCGATCAGCAAATCTCCAAGAGTACTGTAACGATGTAGTTTACACGCTTAGAAGCGAAATTGAGAATGAAAATTTATGTTTAAAAAAATTTAGCATACAAAAGTTAGTAAAGGATGCTGTCAGGAGACTAGAAGACATTGCAAAAGAGAAAGATATAAAAATCAATTACAATTTTCAGTACAAAATGAAGGATATTGTGATTGGAAATAATGATCACTTACAAGCTATATTAAGTCAATTAATAGGAAGCGTCATTAGATTTAATCACAGCTACAAGGTTATAATTACAGTTCATTTGTTTACTGTAAAAAATTATATAAAAAGCGATAACATACTACAATTTAGAATACACGATAAAGGAAGCGGTATTTCAAAAGAAAAATTAGGGAATATAAAAGCTAAATTAGCTGATTTTGACTTGGTAAGAGACTGTCCGCTAATGCTTGAATCAGGATTATGGTTTGTAAATTACCTTATTAATCAACTTAATGGAGAAATGGAAATAGAGAGTGAAAAAGACAAGTTTACAACCATTACTTGCAATATTCCAGTACAACTTTTTTAA
- a CDS encoding HD domain-containing protein, translating into MIDFYSESLLNKLFETNVRFNTEIDLDKVEKAIFYAQKYHGQQKRDTGELYYTHQLEVAYMVADYSFETDTIITAILHDTLEDTTLTKEIISQEFGNNIAEQVSDLTRIKDNQKISSGEMIQTFYRQNKTELLLIKLFDRFHNIQTIHIKPYEKRQKILIETQQEFIPLAEYLKLREIAIELNKYCELYAS; encoded by the coding sequence ATGATAGACTTTTATAGCGAAAGCTTACTAAATAAGCTGTTTGAAACCAACGTAAGATTTAATACTGAAATTGATCTTGATAAAGTTGAAAAAGCTATATTTTATGCCCAAAAATATCATGGTCAGCAAAAGCGAGATACTGGAGAACTATACTACACACATCAATTAGAAGTAGCTTATATGGTTGCAGACTACAGCTTTGAAACTGATACGATTATTACAGCAATACTACATGATACACTCGAAGACACAACACTAACCAAAGAAATAATAAGTCAAGAATTTGGTAATAATATTGCAGAACAGGTTTCAGACCTCACCAGAATTAAGGATAATCAAAAAATCAGTTCTGGAGAAATGATTCAAACATTTTATAGGCAAAATAAAACAGAACTATTATTAATTAAGCTTTTCGATCGATTCCATAATATTCAAACCATACATATAAAACCTTATGAAAAAAGACAAAAAATACTCATTGAAACTCAGCAAGAATTTATACCTCTTGCTGAATACCTTAAATTACGAGAAATTGCCATAGAACTAAATAAATACTGTGAGCTTTATGCTAGTTAG